The genomic DNA GCAACCCTgtcgttcaccggggtgaactccaacatacaGTATGACAGCTGAGGTGTGGGGccataagcaagcccacaccagcccaccGCCTCTTActttgggcaacaccagaaaagtggagagtccagcccctctctaTATCAACTATATCTAGTctgtacctctcaacctccttcacaagctctggctcctttcccccagtgacgtgacattccatgtccctagagctagactctttgtctggggattggctGACTACTGTCACcaaatccacactgcacccatcctctACGGTTTCCTCGTCAGGTGGCGAGTCCACCTGAGATTGGGCCCACGCTGTCCTTTCGGACTGAGCCCGGCTGGGCCCCGTGGGcggaggcccggccaccaggcgctcgcatacgagccccaaccctggagttggctccagggtggggccccggttgcgccataccgggcaatgtcacggtccttgattttttaCTAATCATAGAGCGCttccaccttatcgtggtggggagtttgagtgcccgaatgatcccaggagctatgttgtcagggctTTACGCTCCTGCTAGGgactcccttggcaaacaggtccagacgaaaagcagcacaaaaaccCCGAAATAAACTTCAAAAGATAGGAAAAAAAACTTGCTtcatttgtaaatgtgtttatttaagtttggtctagagacagtgtcactgaagataatacaggagacagagctggaggtagcagagaggaagatgctgaggttctctctgggagtgaccaggaaggataggatcaggaatgagtacatcagagggacagcacatgttagaggttttggagataaagtcagagaggccagactgagatggtttggacatgtccagaggagagatagtgaatatattggtagaaggatgctgagttttggactgccaggcaggaggcctagaggaagaccaaagaggaggtttatggatgtaatgagggaagacatgaaggtagttggtgtgagagaagaggattcaaaggacagggctagatggaggaaattgatttgctgtggcgacccctgaagggaaaagccgaaaggaaaagaagaagattcatatctaaatttattttttgtgatgttttatgtAAACCGAGAAAAAACAAGTAgcacattaattaaaaaatgtaatccaAAAAAGGTAAAAAGTAAATATTAACCAAACAATTTGTTAATGTTTCTTGCAGATAAATATCTTCTGAGCATTATTACACAAAATtgattgtattattttaaaaatgcaaaaatgcagTGGGTCCACCAGGCCCACTAACACTGGCTGAATAACAAAACAATTGAACACCTtacaaggattaaaaaaaagaaactatttATAAGAAAAGTAATGATTGGATTATAAATGGGTTGTTTGTTTCATGTCTCCATGACTTACAGGTGGGGCAGAAAGCCGGTGCTTTTTTCCATCTTGTTTTTGCAAGCAGTCACTCCTTTGATCCAGGCTGCCTCCGTAAGTTGGATCATGTTCTGCATCCTCAACTGTCTGAGAGGACTTGGGCAGTCTTCGCAAAATATTGTGTCACTCACTCTGGGTGAGAAAGGAAACACATCCTTCTGATCTTTCTTCAACATCTTGCTAATGTGAAACTTTTCTGGTGGACAGCAGCggcattttattttcagacaagCTGTGCAAACTGAATGAATGGTATTCATGTAACTGCAGGGAGTTACATGAATATATGCTCTCGTGTTCTACTTCATCTTAATGTGTTTTCCTGTACTTCGTCTTGATCAGGAACTGAGATCCTGAGGAAGTCTGCCAGAGTGACCTTCAGTAGTCTGGGCCTTTCTGGAGGTTTTGGGATCGGTTACGCCTTGTTGCCAGCCTTTGCCTACTTTATTCGAGGCTGGAGGATGTTGCTGGTAGCTTCTGCCATCCCACCCCTTGTACTGCTTCTCTTCTGGTGGTAAGATACTGGTTAACAAAATAATATTGGTTTGTCCTTTGTCACATGTTAGCATCTTTGTATGCATGTATTGTACACTGTCaaaattatgattttattaTGTTGTGTCTAATAATGAGGGTTCCCTTTGCGAGGAAGAGTATGATTTGTCATTCAATTTAATTACAACTACAATAAATGATACATTAATGGGAATCGATGGTTTCATTTACTGCTATCATAAAATatcacacatgctcacacacacgcacacgcacacacttgcAAACTAAAAAACCTGGAGGTTTAAAGTGATTATGCATTTCACATATTAACAATGCAATGCAATATTTTCTGGGTTTCCAAGCCTCTCACACATAGTCAACAtgtaaattcaaatatttacagGAGGTAAATTTATGAACAGCAAAAGGGTGTGTCAGGGTTTGCGTGAGTGAGAAGCAATGAATGTGGTTATGGGTGTAACACCTTTGATACCAAAAACAGACAAGATCTGGAGGCATGCCTGGACACCTCTGGAACTGTCACACCTTGATGAGAAATTTGCATCATGCCATCCTGTACAGTTGTATTGttagtattattttttatgtgttcaaTGAACTTCTCTCTCAACCTCTCTTCAGGGTGATTCCTGAATCTCCACGTTGGCTTTTGCAGAAAGGCCGGGTTGAAGAGGCTGAGCTGATCATACGTAAAGCTGCTAAAATGAACCGAGTCCCTGCCCCTGATGTCATATTCAGGACTGGCGAATCTTTAGAGCTAATGGTATTTATTCCATTATACTATATATAAGGGGCAAGTACTCCCTATACCGTGGAAGGTGTTGTAGGAAAATCGTAGTAAACAAGTAGGACACACtgtcactgtttttttgttcttgtcttatgcagcaaaataaacatgaagAGAAGCAGAAGTACACTTATATGGACCTGATACGCACCACAAACATGAGGAATATGACAATTCTATCTTCTATCATATGGTAATGTGTCAACTTTTCTCCGTTTGTAATTTTCCTGAATGTAGATATATATACACTTTATACTATACTACAGTAAGGATGATGTGTTGATTCATAAATTTAATGCACGTCAGTATTGTTTTTGCCAGACTGCCACCTATacttataaaatgtttttataaaatggaGGCCAATGCATTATATTGTTCCATTTTAATCATCAGtcacaaaatgtacaaatttttaaaaaaaagtatagtgGAAATCAGTGTTTTTTCCAACTCCCtgactttgtttttctgcaggatATCTGGTGTcatggtctatactggtctctCTCTCAATACAAGCAACTTGGATGGAAATCCCTACCTCAACTGCTTTTTCTCAGCAGCTATAGACCTAGTGGGATACGTATTCATTTGGCTAGTCATTAACCGTGCGCCTCGACCCACTCTTCTTTGCATCACAATGATGCTCTCTGGCATCATGCTACTGGTCACCCTGCTGGTTCCTGAAGGTCTATCCTCTAAGAACAATTTTACCGAAACAGGAATCTCTGAAAAGAGTTGAAGAAATAGTGTGTAGTTATGATTGTACATGCTTAGTTCAATgatcacatttgtttttctcagacaTGCATGTCATGTTCCTGGTGTTTGCATTGATGGGGAAGATGGGCAGTACAGCCGCTTACAGCTTCGCCTGGGTGTTTTCTGCTGAGCTCATGCCCACTGTGGTCAGGAACATGGGCTTAGGGTTCTCATCTACAGCTTCGCGCATAAGCATCGTCATCTGTCCCTACATCGTTTACATAGGtaagtgtttttcctttgtaaatattgatttacaatttaaattgTAATCAGAGAAGAATCCGGAGTTACTCTCCAAGGAAGCTTTTCTGTTGGTGTAATCTCATGACAGCACTATACAGGTTGacttttatgcatttatttatttaaggttTTTTTGGACAtcttaatataacagacttcacaccttcatcacatttccacttcagcaacaacataaaaaagaaaagaaaaagggggctgatgggtagaagccatttggcttttGAAATTACCGTCCCCCAGAATGACAATTCTGACAATAagtgttttcaaccagttcatacattgaattttgacagacttTCATACCCTTAATTaattccagatattagcctttaaCCCAGAAATAACCTAGTGCatgaccatgtttacattcttcctggaCACAGCAAGGTTTGTTATCATCATATACAGTCGGGTTGAGCCGgttactcgtttcagacgagtatccggtactgTTAActcatttttgacgagtacgagcatgctgcgagtaaaactcgtcaaaactggagctcattcattcattcattcattcatttttctgacCACTTCATAAGATTGCacaggtcatggggagctggagcctattcctgCTGGCGtaactgaaggaaaatcctcataactgACTGTCATCACGCTCTGTGTTTGGCCACTCACACAGAGCGCCCGCCCATCCCTACAGAGACTGTAGCCAGAGTGTTGCTAGCACCGAcccactctcgcacacacacacaaacattgactgATCTTTCTGTTCGTGGCTTCCTTCAGATTGCCTCTATTTCAGTCTATTTagggttacttggtgaactcgTTTCTTATTTTGTCTTGTTGCACTTACGCAGTgtatttgaccagacagagctggaaACTGCTCGTGTTGCATCagtcaccgcctccactccagtcatttttgttttttttcctgcttgctcttagtttgacactttctcacttctgacaggtctcggtcacgttaCAGGTTACCACCCCACACAATTAAGCGTCCACTACCGCgctagtgttctggattaaaatcaagacCAAATATCTtgagattgcccaaaaagtattgaaaaccctgtgaagcgggattttctgcagtgacagtaaagaaaaccaaactgcggagtagaccagacgTCCGGAatacacttcaggtgtcattgtctcccattacctctagatcagcggtccccaaccactaattctcattattattattattattattatttgattgacttgttcacccttttattggaaatgatcagtatttctcctacatcAAATTCCGTAATTGTAAGTccctatatttcaaaataaacctcatcagtgccaTCACTTGAATCGACTGTTGATAGTAATGTGTCATGACAGTTGTGACCAACAGAGGGGGATGGTGGTTGTGGATAACAGATAGAGGCACTTCCGGATGTGCGAATTAGAGAGAGGTAGTTTGGTTGTGTTTCAGAACATTGACGATGTAAAATAAAGTTGAGAGCGTTAGCTCGTAACAAATGAaaaccggtccgtgaaaatattgttttagatgaaaccggtccgtggcacaaaaaaggttaGGGACTGCTGATTTAaaagatacagatacagatagtggtgtactcgcttaTCCCTaatagatagtcaaaacaagaagttgaccttgccagtttTCTGCATAGGAATATCAAAATCATATTAACATCACTCAGCTTTAAACTCACTTTAAAATCTCAAACTTAGCGTTATCCttccaagcagaaatc from Antennarius striatus isolate MH-2024 chromosome 18, ASM4005453v1, whole genome shotgun sequence includes the following:
- the LOC137612187 gene encoding solute carrier family 22 member 21-like, whose product is MATAKTEDFEDCTAFLGYFGFFQILIIVMLSVTGIPTGYMPMLVVFVSDTPEHHCKEWINSTHNSSSIGPDSCSRYKGDDSWKETEELSNDTEQCLDGWVYSTDRYTSTIVSEWDLVCENAWKVPFSTSLYFVGVLIGCLICGHLSDRWGRKPVLFSILFLQAVTPLIQAASVSWIMFCILNCLRGLGQSSQNIVSLTLGTEILRKSARVTFSSLGLSGGFGIGYALLPAFAYFIRGWRMLLVASAIPPLVLLLFWWVIPESPRWLLQKGRVEEAELIIRKAAKMNRVPAPDVIFRTGESLELMQNKHEEKQKYTYMDLIRTTNMRNMTILSSIIWISGVMVYTGLSLNTSNLDGNPYLNCFFSAAIDLVGYVFIWLVINRAPRPTLLCITMMLSGIMLLVTLLVPEDMHVMFLVFALMGKMGSTAAYSFAWVFSAELMPTVVRNMGLGFSSTASRISIVICPYIVYIGIYSKMLPYIIFGTFSIVGAAVSMLLPDTRNSKLPDLISEARPIRRYCCLKEDQQTTQMQLQAENI